The following are encoded together in the Phaseolus vulgaris cultivar G19833 chromosome 9, P. vulgaris v2.0, whole genome shotgun sequence genome:
- the LOC137822137 gene encoding uncharacterized protein: protein MIPKNVKNHSYCAIGITSKRDSEKVMSSKPTLLVSRHEVQRDIVAHNPIFLAIPRPLTLEPLVDSPHCLDNLVKEFHDVFQDPPKGLPPLRGIEHQIDLIPGSSLPNRPAYRTNPSETREIRQQIEELIAKGWVQDSMSPCAMPIILVPDMIPIARYK, encoded by the coding sequence atgattcctaagaatgtcaagaatcattcatattgtgctattggaatcacatcaaagaGGGATAGTGAAAAAGTAATGAGTTCTAAGCCTACGcttcttgtgtctaggcatgaggtCCAAAGGGATATAGTTGCTCACAATCCTAtctttttagctattcctagacctcttACGTTAGAACCACTTGTagatagtcctcattgtttggataatttggtaaaggagtttcatgatgtgtttcaagatcctccaaaaggacttccacctttgagagggattgagcaccaaattgatttgattccgGGATCTTCTTTACCCAATCGTCCGGCCTATAGGACAAATCCAAGTGAGACTagggaaattcgccaacaaattGAGGAATTAATTGCTAAAGgttgggttcaagatagcatgagcccttgtgctatgcctattatccttgtccctgatatgattccaattgCAAGATAtaaatga